From one Pseudactinotalea sp. HY158 genomic stretch:
- a CDS encoding HNH endonuclease signature motif containing protein — translation MSTKAVRQMRARRAEIASIASEDAVLDRVRQVRKVQAGAEADLFFLAIEIAQRSPVTEECGAWSCHTDLALGVSYCDSAANWFAAVTGFSTDAAQAMLLEALEVAERLPLLYGRVLDGRTRAHTARLVAEQTLGLNDEAARFVDVQVAAAGAIRGRYAIKGLVREAMITHMPDQYADLQRAQADPRRADVHIGTDGTGRIDAIVSTFAALDLEQSLAFGAAQLKAAGSGEVLDARRSLTFEGIIAATHHPAPTRQDGFDLTNGQPGQQAQQAQQAQQAQETQQARQAQGPAAGAPDCTNSTDGTVSTSGAVGMAAAAAVDLTPDEAAGQFDAPSVSTAAAPATTTAVGSAAGAAAGPTGEAPATAAGGGVSCGPAWSGRGVPRAKVVMYLHMNASAFWPDGRPPDQPASPPRDHPDHRPDRQLGDPPPDHPDGRSPDHPDRHHGGPPAGGSCADPPGTATPADTARPEHAAGTACPEHAAGPAYVAGRVAREPVRIEGPGIPTGLLVSAAEVAAMFTTPHGAAMPARAGGSGAAHGPGGSGGPWGPQIFVRPVIDLETEHEVAGYAAGDVIKDHLHLRDRTCVFPNCARPARACDADHIDPWKTDRQGDPTGGPTCTCNLASLCRRHHRWKTHNHPGQPQGRGSWSYVTLGPGTYYWTGPMGLRFLRTPTGTTEVTDQAWHRHDLAALQGPGALQDLGALQDLEALPDSGAIPGREPRLDHHALPGNETLPELEEAPGREARPDSRARRDDLDEAFMDALEYEYGNNTDRDIEPIEALLADGRLQPPVTWEDGAQDAANHPNGG, via the coding sequence ATGAGCACGAAGGCAGTCCGGCAGATGCGAGCGAGGCGAGCGGAGATCGCCTCGATCGCGTCCGAGGACGCGGTACTGGACCGGGTCCGCCAGGTGCGCAAGGTCCAGGCGGGCGCGGAGGCCGATCTGTTCTTCCTGGCGATCGAGATCGCCCAGCGCAGCCCGGTCACCGAAGAGTGCGGGGCGTGGTCGTGTCACACCGATCTGGCCCTGGGGGTCTCGTATTGTGATTCGGCGGCGAACTGGTTCGCGGCCGTGACCGGCTTCTCCACCGACGCCGCCCAGGCGATGCTCCTCGAAGCCCTCGAGGTCGCCGAACGCCTGCCACTGCTGTACGGGCGGGTCCTGGATGGGCGCACCCGGGCGCACACGGCAAGGCTCGTGGCCGAACAGACCCTCGGCCTGAATGATGAGGCCGCCCGGTTCGTCGATGTCCAGGTCGCAGCCGCCGGGGCGATCCGGGGCCGATACGCGATCAAGGGTCTGGTGCGGGAGGCGATGATCACCCACATGCCCGACCAGTACGCCGACCTGCAGCGGGCGCAGGCCGATCCGCGCCGGGCCGATGTCCACATCGGCACCGACGGCACCGGCCGCATCGACGCGATCGTGTCCACCTTCGCGGCCCTCGATCTGGAACAGAGCCTGGCCTTCGGGGCCGCGCAACTCAAGGCCGCCGGATCCGGTGAGGTCCTCGACGCCCGTCGCTCGCTCACGTTCGAGGGCATCATCGCCGCCACCCACCACCCCGCACCCACCCGGCAGGACGGCTTCGACCTCACCAACGGGCAACCAGGCCAGCAGGCCCAGCAGGCCCAGCAGGCCCAGCAGGCCCAGGAGACTCAGCAGGCGCGGCAGGCCCAGGGACCGGCGGCGGGGGCGCCGGACTGCACGAACAGCACGGATGGCACAGTCAGTACCAGCGGTGCTGTGGGTATGGCTGCGGCCGCCGCAGTCGATCTGACTCCCGATGAAGCCGCAGGCCAGTTCGACGCCCCGTCCGTGAGCACAGCCGCGGCCCCGGCCACGACTACAGCCGTGGGCAGCGCCGCCGGAGCTGCGGCGGGCCCGACCGGCGAGGCGCCTGCCACGGCTGCGGGCGGTGGTGTGTCCTGCGGGCCTGCGTGGTCGGGTCGGGGCGTGCCGCGGGCGAAGGTCGTCATGTACCTGCACATGAACGCCTCCGCTTTCTGGCCCGACGGCCGGCCACCCGACCAACCCGCCAGCCCACCCCGTGATCATCCCGATCACCGGCCCGATCGCCAGCTCGGCGACCCGCCTCCTGATCATCCCGACGGCCGATCCCCTGATCATCCCGACCGTCATCACGGCGGCCCGCCCGCTGGTGGATCGTGCGCGGACCCTCCGGGCACGGCCACCCCGGCGGACACGGCTCGTCCCGAACACGCCGCCGGTACGGCCTGTCCCGAGCACGCCGCCGGTCCGGCCTACGTCGCCGGGCGGGTGGCCCGTGAACCCGTGCGCATCGAGGGGCCGGGGATCCCGACCGGGCTCCTAGTCAGCGCCGCCGAGGTCGCGGCCATGTTCACCACGCCCCACGGCGCGGCCATGCCCGCGCGCGCTGGCGGGTCCGGCGCGGCGCACGGGCCTGGCGGGTCTGGTGGGCCGTGGGGGCCGCAGATATTCGTGCGTCCGGTCATCGACCTCGAAACCGAACATGAAGTCGCCGGCTATGCCGCGGGGGACGTGATCAAGGACCACCTCCACCTACGGGATCGAACCTGCGTGTTCCCCAATTGCGCCCGCCCGGCGCGGGCCTGCGATGCCGACCACATCGACCCCTGGAAGACCGACCGCCAGGGCGACCCGACCGGCGGGCCGACCTGCACGTGCAACCTCGCCAGCCTGTGCCGCCGGCACCATCGCTGGAAGACCCACAACCATCCCGGGCAGCCGCAGGGACGCGGCTCCTGGTCCTACGTCACGCTCGGACCCGGAACCTACTACTGGACCGGCCCCATGGGCCTACGGTTCCTGCGCACCCCGACCGGCACCACCGAGGTCACCGACCAGGCCTGGCACCGCCACGACCTCGCCGCACTCCAGGGCCCCGGCGCCCTCCAGGACCTCGGCGCCCTCCAGGACCTCGAGGCGCTCCCGGACTCCGGCGCGATTCCAGGCCGGGAGCCGCGCCTTGATCATCATGCCCTCCCGGGCAACGAGACTCTCCCGGAACTCGAGGAGGCCCCGGGGCGTGAAGCACGCCCGGATTCGCGGGCCCGCCGTGACGACCTCGACGAGGCCTTCATGGACGCCCTCGAGTACGAATACGGCAACAACACCGACCGGGACATCGAGCCCATCGAGGCCCTTCTCGCCGATGGGCGACTGCAGCCGCCCGTCACATGGGAGGACGGCGCCCAGGACGCCGCCAACCACCCCAACGGCGGCTAG
- the pheT gene encoding phenylalanine--tRNA ligase subunit beta: MPYVPLSWLRDHVAVPADATPETLAADLVRVGLEEEGIDTSAVVTGPLVVGRVLELTPEPQKNGKTINWCRVDVGDLGDETGSRGIVCGAHNFAVGDAVVVALPGAVLPGDFAIAARKTYGHVSDGMICSQRELGLGEDHDGIVVLPEPAPAPGTDALALLGLGEAVLEINVTPDRGYCFSMRGVAREYSHSTGAAFTDPGLREVPSATASGFPVTIEDDAPIHGLPGCDRFVTRIVRGIDPAAPTPDWMVRRLNQAGMRPISLAVDVTNYVMLDLGQPLHAYDLATLAAPITVRRARAGERLVTLDDADRALDTGDLLITDAGGASGGHAGRILGIAGVMGGAETEVGERTRDVLIEAAHFDPITIARSARRHKLPSEAAKRFERGVDTALQAVAADRVVELLVELAGGTAEGDVFDLDRTAPPATITMDAQLPSRIAGVAYTDEEVIGLLRDLGATVEVTGDGAGRHRSSGATLHVTPPTWRSDLVAAEHLVEEVVRLHGYDKIPSILPTAPAGRGYTPAQKRRRAVATLLADLGLVEVLTYPFTSAERHDELGLPAGDPRRSTLRLVNPLAADRPLLRSHLLATLVDAAVRNLGRGTTDLAIYEIASVPVIGGEPSASPLPPHAVHPPHETLAAIRAAVPAQPLHVAALLAGNRRAAGVDPAGSRAAAGYDHADAIALAGRIAEFLHVEVSLSAATDRAPWHPGRCAAFTLSGGRVIGHAGELTPKVTQALGLPDRACALELDLTALLDAAPAEPRQLAGLATYPPVKEDIALVVDAGVPASEVLSCVRTAGGELLEQVRLFDVYSGDSVAGGRKSLAFGLRLRAHDRTLTAAESAAVREAIVAAAAERFGATLRA; encoded by the coding sequence ATGCCGTACGTACCCCTGAGCTGGCTGCGCGACCACGTCGCCGTGCCCGCGGACGCCACCCCCGAGACCCTCGCCGCCGACCTCGTGCGCGTCGGGCTCGAGGAGGAGGGCATCGACACCTCCGCCGTGGTCACCGGACCGCTCGTGGTCGGGCGCGTACTCGAACTCACGCCCGAGCCGCAGAAGAACGGCAAGACGATCAACTGGTGCCGGGTCGACGTCGGCGACCTGGGCGACGAGACCGGATCGCGCGGGATCGTCTGCGGGGCGCACAACTTCGCCGTGGGGGATGCGGTCGTCGTGGCCCTGCCCGGCGCCGTGCTGCCCGGCGACTTCGCCATCGCCGCCCGCAAGACCTACGGTCACGTCTCCGACGGCATGATCTGCTCCCAGCGCGAGCTCGGCCTGGGGGAGGACCACGACGGCATCGTCGTGCTCCCCGAGCCCGCCCCCGCCCCCGGCACCGACGCGCTCGCGCTGCTCGGACTGGGCGAGGCGGTGCTCGAGATCAACGTGACCCCCGACCGCGGCTACTGCTTCTCCATGCGCGGGGTCGCCCGCGAGTACTCCCACTCCACCGGCGCCGCGTTCACCGATCCGGGCCTGCGCGAGGTGCCGTCCGCGACCGCGTCGGGCTTCCCCGTCACGATCGAGGACGACGCCCCCATCCATGGCCTGCCCGGTTGTGATCGCTTCGTCACCCGGATCGTGCGCGGGATCGACCCGGCCGCTCCCACCCCGGACTGGATGGTGCGGCGACTGAACCAGGCGGGCATGCGCCCGATCTCCCTGGCCGTCGATGTGACCAACTACGTCATGCTCGACCTGGGCCAGCCCTTGCACGCCTACGACCTGGCCACGCTCGCCGCCCCGATCACCGTGCGCCGTGCCCGCGCCGGGGAGCGGCTGGTCACCCTCGACGACGCCGACCGCGCCCTCGACACCGGCGACCTGCTCATCACGGACGCGGGCGGCGCGAGTGGCGGCCATGCCGGCCGGATCCTCGGCATCGCCGGGGTCATGGGCGGGGCCGAGACCGAGGTGGGCGAGCGCACGCGCGACGTGCTCATCGAGGCCGCCCACTTCGACCCGATCACGATCGCCCGCTCCGCTCGCCGTCACAAGCTGCCCTCGGAGGCGGCCAAGCGGTTCGAGCGCGGGGTCGACACGGCCCTGCAGGCCGTCGCCGCCGACCGCGTGGTCGAGCTGCTCGTGGAGCTCGCGGGCGGCACCGCGGAGGGGGACGTGTTCGACCTCGACCGCACGGCGCCGCCGGCCACGATCACGATGGACGCCCAGCTGCCGAGCCGGATCGCCGGCGTCGCCTACACCGACGAGGAGGTGATCGGCCTGCTGCGCGACCTCGGCGCGACCGTCGAGGTCACCGGGGACGGCGCCGGGCGTCACCGCAGCTCCGGGGCCACGCTGCACGTGACCCCGCCGACCTGGCGCAGCGACCTCGTCGCCGCCGAGCACCTGGTCGAGGAGGTCGTGCGGCTCCACGGCTACGACAAGATCCCCTCGATCCTGCCCACCGCCCCCGCCGGGCGCGGCTACACCCCGGCCCAGAAGCGTCGCCGCGCCGTGGCGACCCTCCTCGCCGACCTCGGCCTCGTCGAGGTGCTCACCTACCCGTTCACGAGTGCCGAGCGTCACGACGAGCTCGGCCTGCCCGCCGGCGACCCGCGCCGCAGCACGCTGCGGCTGGTCAACCCGCTCGCCGCGGACCGTCCGCTGCTGCGCTCGCACCTGCTCGCGACCCTCGTCGACGCGGCCGTGCGCAACCTCGGGCGCGGCACCACCGACCTGGCCATCTACGAGATCGCGTCCGTGCCGGTGATCGGGGGAGAGCCGAGCGCCTCGCCGTTGCCGCCGCACGCCGTCCATCCGCCCCACGAGACCCTCGCGGCGATCCGTGCCGCCGTGCCGGCCCAGCCGCTGCACGTGGCGGCCCTGCTCGCCGGGAACCGGCGGGCCGCGGGCGTCGACCCGGCCGGCTCGCGCGCTGCGGCCGGCTACGACCACGCCGACGCGATCGCGCTCGCCGGCCGGATCGCCGAGTTCCTCCACGTGGAGGTGAGCCTGTCCGCGGCCACCGACCGGGCGCCGTGGCACCCGGGCCGCTGCGCCGCGTTCACGCTCTCCGGTGGCCGCGTGATCGGGCACGCCGGCGAGCTCACCCCGAAGGTGACCCAGGCGCTCGGGCTTCCCGATCGCGCCTGTGCCCTCGAGCTCGACCTGACCGCCCTGCTCGACGCCGCGCCCGCCGAGCCCAGGCAGCTCGCGGGCCTGGCCACGTACCCACCGGTCAAGGAGGACATCGCCCTCGTCGTCGATGCGGGCGTGCCCGCCTCCGAGGTGCTCTCCTGCGTGCGGACGGCGGGGGGCGAGCTGCTCGAGCAGGTGCGCCTTTTCGACGTCTACTCGGGTGACTCGGTGGCCGGCGGCCGCAAGTCGCTCGCCTTCGGGCTGCGCCTGCGGGCGCACGACCGCACCCTGACGGCGGCGGAGTCCGCGGCCGTGCGGGAGGCGATCGTGGCGGCCGCGGCCGAGCGGTTCGGGGCCACCCTGCGCGCCTGA
- a CDS encoding ATP-dependent DNA ligase produces MSLPIEFPLQPMLAKAARSIPVGEYSYEPKWDGFRCLAVNDGGVVRLASRSGKDLAVYFPELVAIMAERLPAGVVLDGELVVRAGEPGAERLDWDSLTARIHPSASRIERLAAETPAEFIAFDQLTDPGVSLLPEPFSARRARLEATLEGVGASSSIHLTRTTDDAAQAADWFARFEGAGLDGVIAKPACGAYLPGKRTMIKIKHARTAEAVLVGYRVHKSGAGVGSLLLGLYDDAGDLIGVGGISAFTAARRLELQEELEPLVERDAGGEVRHAERERTRFSSARDTSFVPLRPERVVEVAFDQLEGNRFRHTVTFLRWRPDREPESCRLEQIERAPAYDLARVLR; encoded by the coding sequence ATGAGCCTGCCGATCGAATTCCCGCTGCAGCCGATGCTCGCCAAGGCCGCACGGTCCATCCCGGTGGGGGAGTACTCCTACGAACCCAAGTGGGACGGATTTCGCTGCCTCGCGGTGAACGACGGGGGAGTGGTGCGGCTGGCGAGCCGCAGCGGTAAGGATTTGGCCGTCTACTTCCCCGAACTCGTGGCGATCATGGCCGAGCGGCTCCCGGCCGGAGTCGTCCTCGACGGCGAGCTCGTGGTGCGCGCCGGGGAGCCCGGGGCCGAGCGTCTCGACTGGGACTCCCTCACGGCACGGATCCACCCGTCCGCCTCCCGGATCGAGCGGCTCGCGGCCGAGACCCCCGCGGAGTTCATCGCCTTCGACCAACTGACGGATCCGGGCGTGAGCCTTCTCCCCGAGCCGTTCTCGGCGCGCCGGGCCCGACTCGAGGCGACTCTCGAAGGCGTGGGAGCGTCGTCCTCGATCCACCTGACCAGGACGACGGACGACGCCGCGCAGGCGGCGGACTGGTTCGCCCGTTTCGAGGGCGCCGGGCTCGACGGCGTGATCGCGAAGCCCGCGTGCGGCGCGTATCTGCCCGGCAAGCGAACGATGATCAAGATCAAGCACGCGCGCACGGCCGAGGCGGTGCTCGTGGGGTATCGCGTGCACAAGTCGGGCGCGGGCGTGGGTTCGCTGCTGCTCGGGCTGTACGACGACGCGGGCGACCTCATCGGGGTCGGTGGCATCTCGGCGTTCACCGCGGCCCGGCGGCTGGAACTGCAGGAGGAGCTCGAACCGCTCGTCGAGCGCGATGCCGGCGGCGAGGTCCGCCACGCCGAGCGGGAACGGACCCGCTTCTCCTCGGCGAGGGACACCTCGTTCGTACCACTGCGCCCCGAACGCGTGGTCGAGGTCGCCTTCGACCAGCTCGAGGGGAACAGGTTCCGGCACACCGTCACGTTCCTGCGCTGGCGGCCCGACCGCGAGCCGGAGAGCTGCCGGCTCGAGCAGATCGAACGGGCGCCCGCCTACGACCTGGCGCGGGTGCTGAGGTGA
- the ligD gene encoding non-homologous end-joining DNA ligase, giving the protein MDGAARVLEVGERRVRLSSPDRQMWPGVTKADLAEYVIAVGPRLLTAIGDRPVTLQRFPQGTSGQEFYSKNPPRGMPEWARAVPVTYPSGRSHPQLVIDEVATAVWAVQMNTVTFHPWPVRTGDTDRPDEVRIDLDPQPGRSFTDIVRVARELRAVLGEVGLTGFVKTSGSRGLHVFAPITPEHEFTDVRHGVIGVAREVERRLPELVTTAWWKEERGERIFVDFNQANRDRTIASAYSPRALPGATVSMPVAWEDLDEVSTGDFTVGTVPGIVSGTADPWEGMAEAAASFEPALALWEADLERGLGELPFPPDYPKMPGEPPRVQPSRRRME; this is encoded by the coding sequence ATGGACGGCGCGGCGCGGGTTCTCGAGGTGGGTGAGCGCCGGGTGCGGCTCTCCTCGCCCGACCGGCAGATGTGGCCGGGGGTCACGAAGGCGGACCTGGCCGAGTACGTGATCGCGGTGGGGCCGCGGCTGCTCACGGCGATCGGCGATCGACCGGTGACGCTGCAGCGCTTCCCCCAGGGCACGAGCGGGCAGGAGTTCTACTCGAAGAACCCGCCTCGGGGCATGCCCGAGTGGGCCAGGGCCGTGCCGGTGACGTATCCGAGTGGGCGTTCGCATCCGCAGCTCGTGATCGACGAGGTCGCGACCGCCGTCTGGGCGGTGCAGATGAACACGGTGACGTTCCATCCGTGGCCGGTGCGCACGGGCGATACCGACCGGCCCGACGAGGTCCGCATCGATCTCGACCCGCAGCCGGGGCGCTCGTTCACCGACATCGTGCGCGTGGCGCGGGAGCTGCGGGCCGTGCTCGGCGAGGTCGGGCTCACGGGCTTCGTCAAGACGTCCGGGTCGCGCGGGCTGCACGTGTTCGCCCCGATCACGCCCGAGCACGAGTTCACGGACGTGCGGCACGGGGTGATCGGGGTCGCGCGGGAGGTCGAGCGGCGGCTGCCGGAGCTCGTGACCACGGCCTGGTGGAAGGAGGAGCGCGGGGAGCGGATCTTCGTGGACTTCAACCAGGCGAACCGGGACCGCACGATCGCCTCGGCCTATTCGCCCCGGGCGCTGCCGGGGGCGACCGTGTCGATGCCGGTGGCCTGGGAGGACCTGGACGAGGTGTCGACCGGCGACTTCACGGTCGGCACCGTGCCCGGGATCGTGTCGGGCACGGCGGATCCCTGGGAGGGGATGGCCGAAGCCGCCGCATCGTTCGAGCCGGCGCTCGCGCTGTGGGAGGCGGACCTGGAGCGCGGGCTCGGCGAGTTGCCGTTCCCGCCGGACTATCCCAAGATGCCGGGCGAGCCGCCGCGGGTGCAGCCGAGCAGGCGGCGGATGGAGTAG
- a CDS encoding PLP-dependent aminotransferase family protein translates to MATEPAPISFARGAPSLDIIDVEGLKAAADRAFTNDPARTFGYGTSVGYVPLREWIAEQHGVAPEQVIVTNGSMQADAFLFSTLVEAGDSVVVESPSYDRTLSSLQGRHADLHALTLEADGVAVNELRDLLAGGSPVKLAHLIPNFQNPAGYTLAGEKRTELVDLARSSGMTIFEDDPYVELRFTGERLPTMLSLATGGEVVYASSFSKTVCPGIRVGYLVGEAGVISRIAKLATSTYISPNMVAQSIVHEFIQGGSYERSIETVKKALSERVDVLAEELTARLPQARFVKPEGGYFLWLTFDEDVDGDALFAKAADRGLAVVKGSDFLINGAKNSLRLAYSGVGVDDIREGVTRLAAAYGDL, encoded by the coding sequence ATGGCCACTGAACCAGCACCGATCTCATTCGCCCGTGGCGCCCCGTCGCTGGACATCATCGATGTCGAGGGGCTCAAGGCCGCCGCCGACCGGGCGTTCACCAACGACCCGGCCCGCACGTTCGGCTACGGCACGTCCGTGGGCTACGTGCCGCTGCGGGAGTGGATCGCCGAGCAGCACGGGGTCGCCCCCGAGCAGGTGATCGTGACGAACGGCTCGATGCAGGCCGATGCGTTCCTGTTCTCCACGCTCGTGGAGGCCGGGGATTCGGTCGTCGTGGAGAGCCCCTCCTACGACCGCACACTCTCCTCGCTGCAGGGCCGCCACGCGGATCTGCACGCCCTCACCCTCGAGGCCGACGGCGTGGCCGTGAACGAGCTGCGCGACCTGCTCGCCGGCGGCAGCCCGGTCAAGCTCGCCCACCTCATCCCGAACTTCCAGAACCCGGCCGGCTACACGCTCGCCGGTGAGAAGCGCACGGAGCTCGTCGACCTCGCGCGTTCCTCGGGCATGACGATCTTCGAGGACGACCCCTACGTCGAGTTGCGCTTCACCGGCGAGCGGCTGCCGACCATGCTCTCGCTCGCGACCGGCGGCGAGGTCGTCTACGCCTCCTCCTTCTCCAAGACGGTCTGCCCCGGGATCCGGGTCGGCTACCTCGTGGGCGAGGCCGGCGTCATCTCACGGATCGCCAAGCTCGCCACCTCGACCTATATCTCCCCGAACATGGTCGCCCAGTCGATCGTGCACGAGTTCATCCAGGGCGGGTCGTACGAGCGCTCGATCGAGACGGTGAAGAAGGCCCTCTCCGAGCGGGTCGACGTGCTCGCCGAGGAGCTGACCGCCCGGCTGCCCCAGGCCCGGTTCGTCAAGCCGGAGGGCGGCTACTTCCTGTGGCTCACCTTCGACGAGGACGTGGACGGCGACGCCCTGTTCGCGAAGGCGGCCGACCGCGGCCTCGCCGTGGTCAAGGGTTCGGACTTCCTGATCAACGGCGCCAAGAACTCCCTGCGCCTGGCCTACTCCGGGGTCGGGGTCGACGATATCCGCGAGGGCGTCACCCGCCTGGCCGCGGCGTACGGCGACCTGTAG
- a CDS encoding DedA family protein encodes MNPEYLLTTFGSAFFWVSVAIVFIECGLLFPILPGDSLLFAIGLFIHQGLIPIPLWLACVILSVAAFAGNVAGYEIGRAIGPSLYARDGRILKRKYFDETIAFFDKHGNKALVIGRFVPIVRTFVTVVAGVGRMPRRRFFTWSAVGAVLWAVGVTLIGYFLGQIPLVHENLEVAILLIVAVSVVPMIIEYLRHRRQARRLAASHDDAPVE; translated from the coding sequence ATGAACCCCGAATACCTGCTGACCACGTTCGGCTCGGCGTTCTTCTGGGTCAGTGTCGCCATCGTCTTCATCGAATGCGGCCTCCTGTTCCCGATCCTGCCGGGCGACTCGCTGCTCTTCGCGATCGGGCTGTTCATCCATCAGGGCCTCATCCCGATCCCGCTGTGGCTCGCGTGCGTGATCCTGTCCGTGGCGGCCTTCGCGGGCAACGTCGCCGGCTACGAGATCGGCCGGGCGATCGGGCCGTCGCTGTACGCGCGCGACGGGCGGATCCTCAAGCGCAAGTACTTCGACGAGACCATCGCGTTCTTCGACAAGCACGGGAACAAGGCCCTCGTGATCGGGCGGTTCGTGCCGATCGTGCGCACCTTCGTCACGGTCGTGGCCGGCGTGGGCCGGATGCCGCGGCGCCGGTTCTTCACCTGGTCGGCCGTGGGCGCCGTGCTCTGGGCGGTCGGGGTGACCCTCATCGGCTACTTCCTCGGACAGATCCCGCTCGTGCACGAGAACCTCGAGGTGGCGATCCTGCTCATCGTGGCCGTCTCGGTCGTGCCGATGATCATCGAGTACCTGCGGCATCGCCGCCAGGCCCGCCGGCTCGCCGCGAGCCACGACGACGCCCCCGTGGAGTAG
- the pheS gene encoding phenylalanine--tRNA ligase subunit alpha: MSTPSTPSPDGSLSPLDADGVEAAITSALVAVAAADSLEHLKEVRLAHTGDRSPLALANRAIGGLEPAQKGVAGKLVGQARGRVNKAIAARQVELEEERDARMLVTEAVDVTIPTDRFPLGARHPLSTISEEISDFFVGLGWEIAEGPEIEHEWFNFDALNFAADHPARQMQDTFFVEPADAHLVMRTHTSPVQARALLERDVPLYIACPGTVARTDELDATHTPVFHQVEGLAVDKGLTMAHLTGVLDHFARAMFGPEARTRLRPSYFPFTEPSAEMDLWFPHKKGGPGWIEWGGCGMVNPNVLIACGVDPAEYTGFAFGMGIERTLMLRHGIEDMHDMVEGDIRFSLGGQR, translated from the coding sequence ATGTCAACACCCTCCACGCCCTCACCCGACGGCTCGCTGTCGCCGTTGGACGCCGACGGGGTCGAGGCCGCGATCACCTCGGCGCTCGTCGCCGTCGCCGCCGCCGACTCCCTCGAGCATCTCAAGGAGGTCCGGCTCGCGCACACGGGTGACCGGAGCCCGCTCGCGCTCGCGAACCGGGCGATCGGTGGCCTCGAGCCGGCGCAGAAGGGCGTCGCGGGCAAGCTCGTGGGGCAGGCCCGCGGCCGGGTGAACAAGGCGATCGCGGCCCGGCAGGTCGAGCTCGAGGAGGAGCGCGACGCCCGGATGCTCGTGACCGAGGCCGTCGACGTGACGATCCCGACCGACCGGTTCCCCCTCGGCGCCCGGCACCCGCTGAGCACCATCTCCGAGGAGATCTCGGACTTCTTCGTGGGCCTCGGCTGGGAGATCGCCGAGGGGCCGGAGATCGAGCACGAGTGGTTCAACTTCGATGCCCTGAACTTCGCGGCCGATCACCCCGCCCGGCAGATGCAGGACACGTTCTTCGTCGAGCCCGCGGACGCGCATCTGGTCATGCGCACCCACACCTCCCCGGTGCAGGCCCGCGCCCTGCTCGAGCGGGACGTGCCCCTGTACATCGCCTGCCCCGGCACGGTCGCTCGCACCGACGAGCTCGACGCCACCCACACCCCCGTGTTCCACCAGGTCGAGGGCCTGGCCGTGGACAAGGGCCTGACGATGGCCCACCTGACCGGCGTGCTCGACCACTTCGCCCGCGCGATGTTCGGCCCCGAGGCGCGCACCCGGCTGCGCCCCAGCTACTTCCCCTTCACCGAGCCCTCGGCCGAGATGGACCTGTGGTTCCCGCACAAGAAGGGCGGCCCCGGCTGGATCGAATGGGGCGGCTGCGGCATGGTCAACCCGAACGTGCTCATCGCCTGCGGCGTCGACCCGGCCGAGTACACCGGATTCGCGTTCGGCATGGGCATCGAGCGCACGCTCATGCTCCGCCACGGAATCGAGGACATGCACGACATGGTCGAGGGCGATATCCGCTTCTCGCTGGGAGGACAGCGCTGA
- a CDS encoding VOC family protein → MQRIVPNIWCRRNAVEVGDFYAGVFPNAASEVTARYPQEGLLDFQRDFAGEPLVVDVTIRGHVIRLINAGEEFLPNPALSFLVNVDPADHGGDEQAALAEIDRLWHGLGEGGVVRIEIGEQPYSRRYGWVEDRYGVNWQLMYTETDAGEGNHLVPDFLFTTAEPRAREAIEFYTGLIQGSRIGQVIGKPEEPAGVMFADFTLAGQMFAAMDGRAEHEFTFTPGFSLEIACDGQAEIDRLWEALSSVPEAEQCGWCMDRFGVSWQIVPANMGELMERPGAFETMLAMKKLVIADF, encoded by the coding sequence ATGCAACGCATCGTGCCCAATATCTGGTGCCGGCGGAACGCCGTCGAGGTGGGTGACTTCTACGCGGGGGTGTTCCCGAATGCGGCCTCCGAGGTGACCGCCCGCTACCCGCAGGAGGGCCTGCTCGACTTCCAGCGCGACTTCGCGGGTGAGCCGCTCGTGGTCGACGTGACGATCCGCGGCCACGTGATCCGGCTCATCAACGCGGGGGAGGAGTTCCTGCCGAACCCCGCCCTCTCCTTCCTCGTCAACGTCGACCCGGCCGACCACGGCGGCGACGAGCAGGCGGCCCTCGCCGAGATCGACCGGCTCTGGCACGGGCTCGGTGAGGGCGGGGTCGTGCGCATCGAGATCGGGGAGCAGCCCTACAGCAGGCGCTACGGCTGGGTCGAGGATCGCTACGGCGTCAACTGGCAGCTCATGTACACCGAGACGGACGCCGGCGAGGGGAACCACCTCGTGCCCGACTTCCTGTTCACGACGGCCGAGCCGCGGGCACGGGAGGCGATCGAGTTCTACACGGGCCTGATTCAGGGCTCCCGGATCGGGCAGGTCATCGGGAAGCCGGAGGAGCCGGCCGGGGTCATGTTCGCCGACTTCACACTCGCGGGCCAGATGTTCGCCGCGATGGACGGCCGCGCCGAGCACGAGTTCACGTTCACGCCCGGATTCTCCCTCGAGATCGCCTGCGACGGGCAGGCGGAGATCGACCGGCTCTGGGAGGCGCTGTCCTCGGTGCCGGAGGCCGAGCAGTGCGGCTGGTGCATGGACCGCTTCGGGGTGAGCTGGCAGATCGTGCCCGCGAACATGGGCGAACTCATGGAGCGGCCGGGCGCCTTCGAGACGATGCTGGCGATGAAGAAGCTCGTGATCGCCGACTTCTGA